From the Paramormyrops kingsleyae isolate MSU_618 chromosome 7, PKINGS_0.4, whole genome shotgun sequence genome, one window contains:
- the nkx6.1 gene encoding homeobox protein Nkx-6.1, translated as MLAVGQMDGSRQSAFLLSTPPLAALHSMTEMKTPLYPAYPLSSTGPASSTSPSATSPNPGGIPVSSPGIKSSAGLSSLLSPHQCAIATPHGINDILSRPSVVSAGAAAAVAASSSAGILSGLPRFSSLSPPPPHGLYFSPSAAAAVAVARYPKPLTDLPGRTPIFWPGVMQSPHWRDARFACSPHQSSVLLDKDGKRKHTRPTFSGQQIFALEKTFEQTKYLAGPERARLAYSLGMTESQVKVWFQNRRTKWRKRHAAEMASAKKKQDSETERLKGASENEDDDDDYNKPLDPNSDDEKITQLLKKHKPNSSLHVHTSENESS; from the exons ATGTTAGCGGTGGGGCAGATGGACGGGTCTCGTCAGAGCGCCTTTCTGCTTAGCACGCCGCCGTTAGCCGCTCTGCACAGCATGACCGAAATGAAGACTCCCCTGTACCCGGCTTATCCCTTATCCTCCACCGGACCCGCCTCGTCTACTTCACCTTCGGCCACCTCCCCCAACCCCGGCGGAATTCCTGTCTCTTCCCCGGGGATAAAATCGTCAGCCGGGCTGTCCTCTCTCCTATCACCGCACCAGTGCGCGATCGCTACCCCACACGGAATAAACGACATCCTCAGCCGTCCCTCGGTGGTCTCCGCGGGGGCGGCGGCGGCCGTGGCAGCCTCCTCTTCCGCTGGAATCTTGTCAGGACTGCCCCGCTTCAGTAGCCTGAGCCCCCCGCCTCCCCACGGGCTCTATTTCAGCCCTAGCGCCGCGGCGGCCGTGGCAGTGGCTCGCTACCCCAAACCACTGACAGATCTCCCCGGCAGGACCCCTATATTTTGGCCTGGGGTCATGCAGAGCCCGCACTGGAGAGACGCCAGATTTGCTTGTTCACCGC ATCAGAGTTCGGTGTTGCTTGACAAGGACGGAAAGAGGAAGCACACGAGACCCACATTTTCTGGACAACAGATCTTTGCCCTGGAAAAGACTTTTGAACAAACGAAGTATTTAGCGGGACCGGAAAGGGCCCGACTGGCCTACTCACTGGGGATGACGGAGAGCCAAGTGAAG GTTTGGTTTCAAAACAGAAGGACAAAGTGGAGGAAAAGGCACGCGGCAGAGATGGCATCGGCAAAGAAAAAACAGGACTCGGAGACGGAGCGTCTAAAGGGGGCCTCGGAGAACGAAGACGACGATGACGACTACAACAAGCCTTTGGACCCGAACTCGGACGATGAGAAAATCACTCAGCTCTTGAAAAAGCATAAACCGAACTCGTCTCTTCACGTCCACACGTCAGAAAACGAAAGTTCTTAG